Within Brienomyrus brachyistius isolate T26 chromosome 20, BBRACH_0.4, whole genome shotgun sequence, the genomic segment ttaaaaacagacagaaaaggTGATGGTAGTATAGTCTTTACAGTGTACAGTCTCTGGTACCCGTGTTTTATTGAGGGGATGAATCCACCCTTCCTCACATCAGACTGGGTGTCAGATGCAGGTGAGAAGCACAGGTGGAAGTAGCCACTGGCTGCCATACCAAAGCCGATGGATTGCACTAATTTCTTATTTTAGCCAGTTAAAAGGAGGAATCCTCCCGTGCTTGTGGTCCTTCATGACCCTCGCTCCCGTGCTTGTGGTCCTTCATGACCCTTCCGGTCGTGTTTGTTCCTGCGTCCTCCAGGCCTCCCTAAACGATTTGGGTACTGGCCATTAATGGGACTGATTACGATGTTAATTCAGCGTTGTTCCACTCCCTAATTAAACATGGCAAGAGCTCCTTTAAGGGGGAGAGACTCTCGCGCCTGGTGCTGGTGTAAGACCATCTGCGGGCTGATTGGAAACGCGGATCTGAGGCGTATTCATGCGGCGGCAACTCTGAGCAGACCCACTCTGCAATCTCAGAGAATTAACCCTAATGAGAGACTTCATTTCAACGGTGAAAAAGTGTAGGAGGCTTGTTATTATAGTGTCACGAACTTCACTTTGATCTGAGGACTTGGATATGTTTCTAAGgtgggatttatttatttttactcatTGGTAATTAATCAAAATCTCACCTCTGCACCTTTATGTGGAAAAGTTCTGCGTTAGAGGCGCTAAAATCAGCTATGTGGCATTTATCCAAATAAAAAAACCTGTTGAGGACTCAAGGAAGCTTCCATCTGCGGGTTCAGGGCCATGTTGCTTTGGGATGCTGAAAGACAGATGTGTCTAGAAAAATGTGAGATGTTTCTGCAGCTCGAACTCCATAGTTCACCCCTCGGGATGTTTGAATGGGCTTTGCTGAATGCTTAAACAAATGTCATTTTCTTATGTTATAAAGATGAATTCATAACTGCACTATTTGACACCTAAAGATGTTACGGACACAAATCTTAGGCCACTTACAAAACTCTGACAAGATGTTCAGGAAACTCAATATATGCTTagatcaggggtggccaatcttatctagAAAGGCCCATTGGGTAtgcgggtttttgctgcaactccctaattactaattagaggactgattggctgaagagtcctcacacctgagtATGAACAGCAGACCTAGTTATCCCAAAACCctgcagacacgctgaccctttGTCGATAAGATTGCCCATCACTGGCTTagattattaaaaaatgtttttttttggataATAAAAGCATCAAAACAGATGTGTGTCAAAATGGTGAGGAGATACTGGTTTGCTCCAGTCCGGCCAGAATCCAGATGTCAGCATGACTGTGGTCTACAGACATAACCCTCAGGATCAGTCCATGTTATTTCTCTGAGCcagcagtgacattctttgacaCATCTGTGTAGCTCTTGTGCAAATGAACGCGGGGGATTCCCTCAGATGCCTCGATCTGCGGCCGCTGTAAAAAGTACGGCAGGGTGCTctactcctccaaaaccatttgAGAGCGACGCTATCCTAGCTAATCCATTCCTgctaattagcatttttcccctgGGCGTTCAAGGCAGACGTGCTTAGCATGGCTCCTGGCTCATAGCACGCGGAGGAAATCCCCACACGGGGCGGGATCTCCGCCTTGGTATCGGCTGTGTGTGGCGCCGGCCCCCCGCCAGCCCTGCGCTGTGTCTGCTGTCCTCAAGGGGGCGCCTGTCTGTGTTACAGCTACACTGTGTTACGGAAGGATGTCCAGGAACTGGATGACGAAAGTCCCCCTGAAGCAGAGCTTGGACTCAAGGCAGGTAAGGAggcttgggggggcggggggcgcggGGGCACTGACACAATAACAGGTAATCCAGAGAGGGCGTTTGCCTCGTGATACCAGTAAACGGACATTACTCCTCCTGCTGGGAGATTATCTTGAGGTCACGGCTGTTAACAGGAGCCCTTTGCAGTGACCGCTAAGACAGGCCATGGTGGGTGAATAACGATCCTCTCTCTCATAATGACCCATAATGCCCTGCTACATCTGAGACCCCCTTCCTCTAGCATTGTGGGATTCCTCCTGTTTCGTGCATCCTGACAAAACCATAAGGTCTACTTGTTTACACCCTTCAGACACTACCTCTTCCTCTCTGTGTGTATTTTTGACTTAACTGTACGCTAGAGCTTGCGTTAAACCTGCCCGTGTTCAGGCGTGGCGTTAAGAGCGGGCACGGTAATCACCGCTACGGATATGcagcgtgacgttttgcagAGCGAGGTTCATGCGGGATTATGGGAGAGGCCACGCCAAGGCGTATTAATGATGAGCTGGCCGGCCACGCTCCCAGCGGTATACTGTTATGGCCCATCCCGTCGTGGCGGTATTCCTTCGGGTCATCTCTGATCTCGGAGCGGCCAGTGTGTGGTGAGCACCCTCACATTAACAGGGTTCGCGATCTGTGGGTCGGGAGCTACTTCAACGGTAAATAAGTAGCAGGAGGGTGGAGATAATGGTCATTATTGCCTGATCAGTGGGGACTCTGCAAAGCTAGTCACTGGTGCcatgggggggggaagcagcTTGTTTTATTGAATCTTTTTTCAGTTGCTGCAGTTTGTTAGAGTAATAAGCCTCTTGTGGGGCTGGATGTTTTGTTTGGCCTAGTGAGAGCTGTAGAGGGCTGCCTAGGCCCGTGTTTCTACCCAGAACCCAGCACACCCAAACCAGACAGTCAAGAACGAACCAAACAATGAAgaacactgaatacctggtacaggcgcgttgggaactgggagggagaaaacgtggactgactggGAGGTCCCCGTGCACTGGAATGAGAGAGACTGCCTTAGGCAAAGCACGCCTTTGGACTCATCCTGATCCAGGGGGACTGGAGGACGGTCAAATGTCTGGCAGTCACCTGTGTTTGTGCAAAACCCTATGATAATCTATTGTTCTgtaccttgccccccccccccttctacaGCACTGGACGGGGCTTTGGATTTCCTCCGGAGTGGACTGGTGCCTGCCTCCTGGAGAAGGGAAGTAAAGGAGGACACCTCCAGCAGTGAAGAGGAGGATGTGGATGAGGAAGAGGCTCAGGAGGGGAATGCCAgcagcgaggaggaggaggtgctgtgggtggggggggcttcaCGGTTCACATGGCTTAATGGAGCCCCCTGTTAGTgatcgggtggggggggcacggtCCCGTCTAGCGACATTAATATTAACACCCCCCAGTAGTATTTGCTTTTGATTAATTGGGTGTTTAATCTGGAATAAGAGAACTGAAGTGTAATTTTTAATGTTCCAAAGATAACCAGGTAATGAGATGACAAGATTCTGCCCCCTTTAATTAAGTTACTCCCAGCGTCGCTCCCGTTTTCCCAGTGCCCTTTGCTGTGCGTCAGGGATGCTGGAGGGTGCCGGAGTCCATCTCGGGGCAGTCGCTATATCTCATTAATTAAATATGCTAAGGAAGTACCTCGATCGCAGGGCTCTCCTGAATGTCCCCCACTAAAAAACTCTCACAAGATCAGGAAGATAGAAGAACGTACGGTTGACTGAAGGCGCTTGAATCTGTGATCTCCCATTGCTGACGTGTGAGCTGTATTGGGGGTTCCCCACTCTTCCTTGgctcctccccctccctctgtcgAGGCTCCCTGCTGACTCTCTGAGGACTTTCTTCCAGGAGGAAGTGGAGCCTTTTCCTGAGGAAAAAGACAACTTCCTGCAGCAGCTTTACAAGTTCATGGAGGACAGAGGTGAGGGTCCTGTGGCATTTCCCAGCTGCATGGAGGCGGCCATCTTGCCAGTGATACGCTGGGATTCATCGTTAATTCACGAATGAACTGTGTGTTCTTAACAGCTAATAAGGTTTCACATTGCTAAAGTGTCTGGCTGTGATTAAATGAGTGTTATATTGGGCATTTATGCATAATGTATAACCATAATATTTATTGTAGAAATGATACATGTCATATAATTATACTATTTACTATTTATCTATTTTCCATAAGTGCTTGAGACTTGCGAAGTTGTGGTGATTTTACTTAATGTGTTGCATTTATACTGTATGTAATGTCATTCATGCATGGGCACCCAGAAAGATTCataatgaagttttttttttagtcaGATCAAATTGTGCGTTCAGTGATGAAATTCACTAGTATGTTTCTGTCCAGTCATGGTAATATAATATCGTAATGTGTAAATGGGCTGTTGTAAATGAGTCAGTTATTATAAATTAATTTCAAGTTGAATGTTTTGACCTTGAGCCTCAATCAGGAAAATCCTGGTGACGTGTGTAGACAGAGAGGGTGCTGAtggctcacacctccagggatgggggttcgaatcccactgctCTGTGTGCGGAGTCTGCATCTACTCTTAATAGTGTATAAGTTTCTTCTTGTAGTCCAACGATATGCAAATAggctaaaccagtgtttcccagcccagatcTTCacgcagtccacatttttgcttcctgtcAGAAATTtctcatttttgctccctcggaGCTCCCTGTTTGGGGTTCCCTGAAgaccggtttgagaaacactgggcaAAACTGTATCTCAGGATTGCCTGTAGAATGTGATTCAcggtgtgtatgtgccctgtgaaggaccggcatcccatccagggtgatcaCTGCCccgtgccctgagatggaccagcatcccatACATATTTCCCCAGTGTTGCTGTGGGGTGGGTGAAAAGTTCCCAAAATTGCTCCAGTTTCCCAGATCCCATGGCAACTGACGGTgtcgccccccaccccattcccCCGTCCCCACAGGAACCCCCATCAACAAGCGGCCAGTGCTGGGCTACAGGAACCTCAACCTGTTCAAGCTCTACAGGCTAGTGCACAAACTTGGGGGCTTTGACAGCGTGAGTGTCCCGCTTCTGCCATCCTGCCGcaaatttttctctctttttgaaGGTTTCCAGATGCTTGTAATGACATCATATTTTCTGTTCATGTGCCTGGTAGCTATTGATAAAGGGCTCTTCTGTCAAACAATCTAATATTTTTGGATAGTGTTATCTGGAGCTAGGGGGTACCACATCAGCCTAATGAACCCtgctccccctccccacagATCGACAGCGGCTCTGTCTGGAAGCAGGTGTACCAGGACCTGGGAATCCCAGTGCTCAACTCGGCTGCCGGCTACAATGTGAAATGTGCCTACAGGAAGTATGTCTGCTGTCGGGCAGCATGTCACTGTTTTGCCAGCCTCCCTCTGAGCTCTGATGTCTCGgggggtgctgtgtgtgtgtgtgtgtgtgtgtgtgtgtgtgtgtgtgtgtgtgtgtgtgtgtgtgtgtgtgtgtgtgtgtgtgtgtgtgtgtgtgtgtgttcccttTGCTGTAGGCTGTGCTACGCTAACAGCCTCAGTACGCTATGAGTGCTCCCCTCCCGACTGTGCGTCAGTCAGAGCAGAGGGGGGTTTTCCCATGAACTAGGACCCCAACCCAACATCACTACCGCTGGACTCAAACCACCTAACCTCCCCTTTAATTAAAAACTGCACCTTTCTCCTTGTTCAGTGGCCATGACCAGAGAAACAGTGATAGGGAGGTgacagcgaggggggggggggggatggagatGGGGGTGCTGTCACACCCGGGCCCCTCACTAAAGCAAGCCCCCAAATAGTGAGGGAGGATGACTTCAGGGGCCGCCCTTGCCGGCCATTAGAGTGCAGTGTGTTGAGTTTGATGTCTgtaaatagtgtgtgagtgtgtgtcccatcctgggtgtcccatcctgggtgtcccatcctgggtgtcccatcctgggtgtcccatcctgggtgtcccatcctgggtgtcccctgctagACAGGCAGCTGAATTCCTTGCTGGTGTCTCCCTTTTGCAGGTATCTCTATGGCTTTGAGGAATACTGCTCCTCATCTGGGATCTCCTTCAAGATGGACCTCCCTCAGAAGCCAGTTGAAAAGCAGAGCCACAAGGCAGATGAGGTGAAGGCCGAGATGGACGGAACGGGCTCTTCAGATGCCCCCCCGACCCCCACGCcctccagcccccagcccccggTGGAGCCGAACCCCTGTGAGGAGGAGCAGCCACAAGTCACACAGCCTGTTGGCTGCAAGGTAATCTGCCCCCTACTCCTCCCACCCATTGTGGGGAGGGAACCActggggaaggggggtggggcaTGGGGTTAAATCATTCTGCTCTGTGCAGGAGGAGAAGACGAGTACCAGTGGGCCGGGCGACAATGAACCAGCAGCCCCCAGTCcaaagaaggaggaggaggagcaggaggaagaggaggagggcaAGGACTCTGTAAGGAAGGATGACGGACATGGGGACTGTGGTCCAGGAATGGAAGACGTGAAGCTGGAGGAACATGACGACCAGGAGACTCAAGAGAAACAGGGGTATGTCCTTCTCGACCCAACCTCCGTCCCCCTGCCCAAccttccccccctccccgcttgACATGCTGGCTGAGGGGGCATCCCTCCTCTTCGTCCTCCTCAGCTcatccccctcctcctcctcagcccATTCCACCTCCTCCCCCTTCTTGTCCCCCTCCTCAGCCCGTCCCCCCTCTTCAGCCCattccccctcctccccctcctcaGCCCAATCCACCTCCTCCCcctcctcagcccccccccccttctcccccTCCTCCTACCATCGCTGGCAGCCTCCTTTGTTGTCCCTCCCTTTCATCAGGTTAGAAAAGGTGCGTCGTGGCTCTCGAGACTCTAGCGCGGGGGTCAGGCCCCAGCTCCTCGACCCCCAGGCTGCCGTTCTGGCTCTGGGTCTTTCCCTACTTTTCCCAAAGCGCGTCCCCATTTACTGTGGTGATCAGGTCATGACCATGGCTGGCTTAGCGCCTCAGCCCTTTCCTAGCGTCCTCCATGGTGATTACGGCGAGGTCCTTGCTCGCCCGCCCGCCTGGCCACCCACTCGCTCTGTTCCTTCTGTGCtttgacagccccccccccggctgcggGAACAGTGCGTGCCGTCTGCCGCACTGGGCAGATGAGGTCACTGCGCCGTGGATGGAGATAGCACCTGCGCTACTGCGCGTCTTTGCAGTTTGTTgggagtgacatcactctggcgAGTTCAGGCAGGGCCACAGGCATCGGTGTGGACAGCTGGGGCTCAGGGTCCTCAAAGGGACGGACAGCGGTCTAGTCTAAATCCTGACAATAGTCTGTTGTTAAAGGAGGGGTTTCCTGTGGGGTGTTGGAGCATCACGGCCCTTGTGAGGAGTCATTATGATGACATGCCCCCGTGTGTCGAGATCCAGGGAGGAGCCATCTTTGGGGGCGGAGCTGCCGTTGGGGGGCATGGCTTGTAGCACAGGGCGCTTGGCGTTTGAGCATTCCTAAATTAGACCCCGTGTGTTTTTCTGGGTTCTGCCATGTGGCGGGCGCTTCTGAAGCCCTGTGGAGGCTGCTAATTGGCCAGCCCTCCCCTTGGCATCTTCAATGCCTCCGCCCACGCCTGCCACAGCTGCagcctgccccctgctggaggagGCAGTTAGCCGTGCGTCCAAGACACATGCTGAGGTGGCTGAGGCCTCGTTCTGTAGGTTAAATATCACTGAAGCCGTTTCTAAAAATGTTCCGTTTCTGAAACTGTGGTTGTCCCTGATAGCGCTGTCGAGTGGCTATATTTTTACTAGCTGATGGCAGCCAACAGGCCATGATGGTCTGAGCTGTGGTTCGCTGTCTGTTCTAGGGATGACAGCAGCCAGGAGGGGGAAGGGGAGGAGTTTGAGTGTTACCCCCCCGGCATGAAGGTGCAGGTGAGGTATGGTCGGGGCCGCAATCTGAAGACATACGATGCCACTGTGAAAGAGTCGGAcctggaagggggagaggtgctctACCTGGTGCACTACTGCGGCTGGAACATCAGGTGAGGCTGGGATCTGACCTTTCCTCCTACATACCGCTGTGCTGTGAGGTCGTGGCTTTGTCCCGGTTTGGTATTCCCTCGAATCTCTTGGTGTGcctatcgccacctggtggcagCTGTGAGCAAATGACTGAAAAAGTAAACCTGAACCATTTGAGTAACCGGACATGTGCTTCTCCAGCTTAGCGGGATAGATGCCCCTCAGCGCTCCCACAAGTCTCAGCGGTGAGAGAGGAGTGGCAGCCTTAATGAGACGGAGGTTAGGGATACCTCCCCATTAGTCGTCATCCGTGCTGAAAATCAGATGCCAGCAACACACCGTCTGTGGCGCTTGGTCGGTAGCGTTTGCTGAATAGATGGTGCAGCCACCTCGCTTATGACTAACAAGGTTGCCTCCCTCACAGAGAGGCTGCCTCCCTCACAGAGAGGCTGCCTCCCTCACAGAGATGATCGTCATTTCTGTTTTCCTGGTTAACTGACTACCATCCCCTCTCCCCGATCGCCCACATTAGCCCAGTTTCCTCGTCCGGTAGCCTGAATTGTCTCCATTTCCCACCGTCGTGGTTCCGCATCCCACGGGGGCGACGCCACTGTTTATCCTGGCCTCTGTGTCTCGCTCAGGTATGACGAGTGGGTGAAAGCAGACAAGATCGTGCGGCCGGCCAACAAGAACGTAAGGAAAGTGAAGTACCGCAAGAAAATAAAGGTAggtgccttgggggggggggggggggggttgataagAGCAGGGCTCCTCGGTGAGAATCAACGGGTGGACGGAATGTTCCAGAAAGGCTTTCTGTTCAGTGTTTTGCTGGGTCGGAGGAGAAACGGTTATGTGAGGCtggtcattttaagcagcacgtCATCGAACTTGATTGTGCTTTGGAAACAAAAGTTTATGAATACATTTATGAAACGGTTTTAATCAGTGGCGTTACCAGGAAGCCATCCTGAGGTGGATATTTGGGTGTATTGGGTGGGTACCACTGGGCAGGAGTCAGAGGGTTTGGGGGGCCCCCTGGTGGGAAGTCGGACCATGACGCAAAAATGCAACAAGGAGTCTCCTACCCTATTTATAATGGGAGCTATTTCTCCAAGGGGAATAACGGGGACAGCCACATATAATACAAGATTACACTCAGTGGGTCAAAGCTGTTAACTGGGCCGAGGGGGAGTGGTcttaaaatttatattttctcttATTGGGGGGATCCTGGGATGATTCtgttaattcattaatgattggttaaatttGGTTTGTCTCCTGCCCCCTGTCCACTTGTAGCCACGCCCCTGAAATTAATTTATGCGAGTTTCAGGCCGGCCCCGTGGGTTGCACTGCTGCACGGCCTCCCCGTGTTGCCAAGGGTTTCTCCAGttgctctggtttcctcccacagtccacagaCATGCAATCAggctaactggtgtctctaaatggcCCACGATCCTGCGTGACATCTGCCCACATCAGCctggggacaggctccaggcctccCCAGCCAGAATAATTCACTGCAAGATGGATGATCTGAATATAATCCCATGGTATTTCTCAGTGTCCTCCTGAGCCTTAACACatagtgttttatttttaaattgtatgCTTAATTGACAGAACAAAACGGAAAGGGAGAAAgagaagactgaccgactgacgGATGGGGAAGAGACCCCTCCCTCGGTGAACAGCCGGCCCCATCGCTTGCCCAAGCCCCCCTCTCACGATGGCAAATCTCTGGAGCAGCCTCTGTCGAAGCCCGTGGAGATCACGTCCATCCTTAATGGCCTGCGAGGTAACTATGTCCGTTAAGGGACATCAGAGATCAGATAAATGTGTGAAAGCTGAACTGTTAATGGCGAGGGTTATTTAAGTTCATTGCATGCTGCTATATTCTAGAGTGCTGTAATGATCAGTGCTGGCCCATAGAGGGCACCCTCCTCATAGTTGCTTATTCTTTTGGCTTCAGCATCCGAAAGTTCAACTGAGGAGGAGAGTGAACATGAGTACGACGACTGTGAGAATGACGAAGATGAGTGTCTGGGGGCCCATGGTGGCCCCGGGAGGATTGCCCCTGACGAGGGGCTGTGTGTGGAAGAGCTCTGGGAGGGAGGCCCCCCACTAGAGGGCGCCCAGAACGTATTGGTGGAGAGAGAACAGACTTTAGGCTGCCAGGACTGTGCAGAGAGCGGCAGGCACAAGACTGAGCTGGAAACTGAGGGGGAGTCGGGTGCCCGAAAGAGGAGGGCAGAGGGCCAAGGGGAGCGCAAACTCAAAGGGGCATGTAAAAACAAGCCCAGGGTTGGTGGCACCTGCAGGAACGCAGACTGGCCACTCAGCGGCTCCCCCAAGAGACCGGAGGACAGAAGCGCAGTCCCTCGCAAAGAGGGGAGCCTCACGTCCAGCAGCAGTTCAGAGGATGAGGATGACGAGGACGGCCCCAGGGAGTCACGAGAGACTGGGGAGCAGCAACAGACCAGAAGCAAACAGACCCCCAACAAGCGGAAAAATGGACTAAAGGAGAAATCAAAGGCAGCGCGACCCGTGGGCTTCTGGGAGGTGTCGGAGAAGAGGCCCAAACTGAGCGTGACTGCAGAGGAGAGGCTGACTGGCGGCACACGGCCCAAAGGTCACAAGGACGTCTGGTCCAGCATCCAGGAACAGTGGCCCAAGAAGACCCTGAAGGAGCTGTTCTCAGACTCGGACACTGAGGCTGCAGGCTCGCCGGCGCCAGCCATGCTGGGCAGCGAGGAGCCCGGAGCCGACCCGGGGCTGGAGGACATGGAGGGGGATGCCGGTGTGGCCCAGGACGAGCCGGAGCCGGAGAAGACCTGCGAGTTCTCTGGCAGTGGCAGCAACTCTGTGCTGAACACACCACCCACCACACCTGAGTCTCCCCATGAGGTCTCGGGCATTGCCGATGTGGACCCCCCCACGGAGCCAGAGAACCCTGCCTCCCCGCcatgcccctcccctccccaagctgtagcccctcccccacacttggcccctcccccacccttggcccctccccctgccccaccctccCCCTCTGGCCCCACCCCTGAGGAGAGTAGCGGCGGCCGCAGTGAGACAGACAGCAGCGCGGTGGAGGTGGAGAGCCTTGGGGTGGAGGTGCAAGAGCTGGCCCAGGAGGAGAGGGCCAGCTCCCCACCAGGGGCCTTCGACGTGGGcctctcctccacctcctcctcctcctcttcctcctcctcttcctcctcgagCAGCAGTAACTGCAGTCTGGCCCTGAGCAGCAGTGGGcagctggagagcgagcagatGGTCAGAGGTGGGTGAGCTAGAGGCAGAGCGGTCAGGTGGTTTAGGTAGCTCAGGTGGGACAGGTTGTCAGATGATTAGGTAGTTTGGTGGGTCTGATGATTAGATAGTCATGTAGGTCATGTGTAGGGAATCGTGGGGTCAGGTGATCGGTAGGTAGGTGAGTTAGGTGATCTGGTGGGTCAGGTGATCTGGTGGGCAGATAGTTAGGAGGCCTGTgggatgatttttaaaagtgCTAGTGATCATTGTTTTAGTTGTTAGCTTCGTACAGCGCTCAGAAAATCGTGAAACACCTCCTGTAACAGTCTTGCGGATTTATTGGTTTaataacaaaagtccattgaGAAGCAGTGTTTAACATGTCTGTGttgatgttttctttttattaaatgCCATAAgtttttgactgactcattttgctattaattgcagtTGTGGTCATTAGCTCCCAAAGAGATAATGTTTGGCATattatgttattgcaaaggtattactcttttaaaactataattGAGGTTTCAGTTTATTACTACCTGAAATCGATGTTTTCCTTAGAAATACTGATTGCTTCTAATGTGGCATATTTTTGTAAACAATATAGCAATaattttgttataaaaccaataaatatgcATTATTTCTACTGAATTAAACTAGCATTCTgggactttctgtgagcactgtgtATACAGTGTAATGTAATGACTTGTGTGTATTTGCAATGGCATAAATCTACAGTCAAAAAAGCTATTTTATGTGTCTCTCTTTCTCACTACCTCCCTCCCCCGTCATAGCTGCAGTGACCCACAAGCGCCTGCGGGAGGCGCCAGCAGGCACTGCTCCCAAGAAACCCAAGCGGAGTCATAGGAGCTCGGGTGTGCAACCCAAAAAG encodes:
- the LOC125715479 gene encoding AT-rich interactive domain-containing protein 4B-like isoform X3, with the protein product MKTLEEPPYLTVGTDVSAKYRGAFCEAKIKTAKRLVKAKVTFKQDLSTVEIHDEHIRGPLKVGASVEVKIQDGVYQEATITKLTDASLYTVVFDDGDEKTLRRSSLCLKGARHFAESETLDQLPLTNPEHFGTPVIGKKGSRGRRSNQVQEEELSSSSSEEEEAERPVNDELLGKVVSVDCVAPGDKKKSAWYPALVISPDCSEELTMKKDTVLVRSFKDGKFYTVLRKDVQELDDESPPEAELGLKAALDGALDFLRSGLVPASWRREVKEDTSSSEEEDVDEEEAQEGNASSEEEEEVEPFPEEKDNFLQQLYKFMEDRGTPINKRPVLGYRNLNLFKLYRLVHKLGGFDSIDSGSVWKQVYQDLGIPVLNSAAGYNVKCAYRKYLYGFEEYCSSSGISFKMDLPQKPVEKQSHKADEVKAEMDGTGSSDAPPTPTPSSPQPPVEPNPCEEEQPQVTQPVGCKEEKTSTSGPGDNEPAAPSPKKEEEEQEEEEEGKDSVRKDDGHGDCGPGMEDVKLEEHDDQETQEKQGDDSSQEGEGEEFECYPPGMKVQVRYGRGRNLKTYDATVKESDLEGGEVLYLVHYCGWNIRYDEWVKADKIVRPANKNVRKVKYRKKIKNKTEREKEKTDRLTDGEETPPSVNSRPHRLPKPPSHDGKSLEQPLSKPVEITSILNGLRASESSTEEESEHEYDDCENDEDECLGAHGGPGRIAPDEGLCVEELWEGGPPLEGAQNVLVEREQTLGCQDCAESGRHKTELETEGESGARKRRAEGQGERKLKGACKNKPRVGGTCRNADWPLSGSPKRPEDRSAVPRKEGSLTSSSSSEDEDDEDGPRESRETGEQQQTRSKQTPNKRKNGLKEKSKAARPVGFWEVSEKRPKLSVTAEERLTGGTRPKGHKDVWSSIQEQWPKKTLKELFSDSDTEAAGSPAPAMLGSEEPGADPGLEDMEGDAGVAQDEPEPEKTCEFSGSGSNSVLNTPPTTPESPHEVSGIADVDPPTEPENPASPPCPSPPQAVAPPPHLAPPPPLAPPPAPPSPSGPTPEESSGGRSETDSSAVEVESLGVEVQELAQEERASSPPGAFDVGLSSTSSSSSSSSSSSSSSSNCSLALSSSGQLESEQMVRAAVTHKRLREAPAGTAPKKPKRSHRSSGVQPKKSRKAAHSSDSEDQAPGDSASKSPASKPAGRAPPTGHRCHRPADSDQQQHGRSTRVYKWSFQMSELEKMSSLERITFLQEKLQDIRNHYLALKSEVASIDRRRKRLKKKERESAVATSSSSSSPSSSSLTAAVLLTLPEPMSGSPQGPGVSVECR
- the LOC125715479 gene encoding AT-rich interactive domain-containing protein 4B-like isoform X2; translated protein: MKTLEEPPYLTVGTDVSAKYRGAFCEAKIKTAKRLVKAKVTFKQDLSTVEIHDEHIRGPLKVGASVEVKIQDGVYQEATITKLTDASLYTVVFDDGDEKTLRRSSLCLKGARHFAESETLDQLPLTNPEHFGTPVIGKKGSRGRRSNQVQEEELSSSSSEEEEAERPVNDELLGKVVSVDCVAPGDKKKSAWYPALVISPDCSEELTMKKDTVLVRSFKDGKFYTVLRKDVQELDDESPPEAELGLKAALDGALDFLRSGLVPASWRREVKEDTSSSEEEDVDEEEAQEGNASSEEEEEEVEPFPEEKDNFLQQLYKFMEDRGTPINKRPVLGYRNLNLFKLYRLVHKLGGFDSIDSGSVWKQVYQDLGIPVLNSAAGYNVKCAYRKYLYGFEEYCSSSGISFKMDLPQKPVEKQSHKADEVKAEMDGTGSSDAPPTPTPSSPQPPVEPNPCEEEQPQVTQPVGCKEEKTSTSGPGDNEPAAPSPKKEEEEQEEEEEGKDSVRKDDGHGDCGPGMEDVKLEEHDDQETQEKQGDDSSQEGEGEEFECYPPGMKVQVRYGRGRNLKTYDATVKESDLEGGEVLYLVHYCGWNIRYDEWVKADKIVRPANKNVRKVKYRKKIKNKTEREKEKTDRLTDGEETPPSVNSRPHRLPKPPSHDGKSLEQPLSKPVEITSILNGLRASESSTEEESEHEYDDCENDEDECLGAHGGPGRIAPDEGLCVEELWEGGPPLEGAQNVLVEREQTLGCQDCAESGRHKTELETEGESGARKRRAEGQGERKLKGACKNKPRVGGTCRNADWPLSGSPKRPEDRSAVPRKEGSLTSSSSSEDEDDEDGPRESRETGEQQQTRSKQTPNKRKNGLKEKSKAARPVGFWEVSEKRPKLSVTAEERLTGGTRPKGHKDVWSSIQEQWPKKTLKELFSDSDTEAAGSPAPAMLGSEEPGADPGLEDMEGDAGVAQDEPEPEKTCEFSGSGSNSVLNTPPTTPESPHEVSGIADVDPPTEPENPASPPCPSPPQAVAPPPHLAPPPPLAPPPAPPSPSGPTPEESSGGRSETDSSAVEVESLGVEVQELAQEERASSPPGAFDVGLSSTSSSSSSSSSSSSSSSNCSLALSSSGQLESEQMVRAAVTHKRLREAPAGTAPKKPKRSHRSSGVQPKKSRKAAHSSDSEDQAPGDSASKSPASKPAGRAPPTGHRCHRPADSDQQQHGRSTRVYKWSFQMSELEKMSSLERITFLQEKLQDIRNHYLALKSEVASIDRRRKRLKKKERESAVATSSSSSSPSSSSLTAAVLLTLPEPMSGSPQGPGVSVECR